A stretch of Spirosoma oryzicola DNA encodes these proteins:
- a CDS encoding ABC transporter ATP-binding protein, with the protein MITLKNIEKVYRTSSIETLALTNINLDIRTGEFLSIMGPSGCGKSTLMNLMGLLDEPSKGSVEIGGQAVTHYRDKELARLRNQKIGFIFQSFHLINDLSVLDNVEIPLLYRKGDTTGASRREMAKQALERVGLSNRMKHFPNQLSGGQKQRVAIARAIVGRPDIILADEPTGNLDSAMGNEIMAILQQLNAEGSTIVMVTHDESMAKKTHRLVRLFDGSMVGDSVLQTV; encoded by the coding sequence ATGATTACCCTCAAAAACATCGAAAAAGTGTACCGCACCAGCAGCATCGAGACGCTGGCGCTGACAAACATTAACCTTGACATCCGAACCGGAGAATTCCTATCTATTATGGGACCCAGCGGCTGTGGCAAATCGACGCTAATGAACCTTATGGGCCTGCTCGACGAACCCAGCAAAGGCAGTGTGGAGATTGGCGGCCAGGCCGTAACCCATTACCGGGACAAAGAACTGGCCCGGCTTCGGAACCAGAAAATCGGTTTTATTTTTCAAAGCTTCCACCTGATCAACGACCTGTCGGTGCTCGATAACGTCGAGATTCCGCTACTTTACCGCAAAGGTGACACAACGGGTGCATCGCGCCGGGAGATGGCGAAGCAGGCGCTCGAACGCGTTGGTCTGAGCAACCGCATGAAACATTTCCCGAATCAACTGTCAGGTGGTCAGAAACAGCGGGTGGCGATTGCACGAGCCATCGTAGGCCGACCCGATATTATTCTCGCCGATGAACCGACGGGCAATCTGGACAGCGCGATGGGCAACGAAATCATGGCGATTCTTCAACAGCTCAACGCTGAGGGCAGCACGATTGTGATGGTTACGCACGACGAATCGATGGCAAAGAAAACGCATCGTTTAGTGCGGCTTTTCGATGGGTCAATGGTTGGCGATTCGGTACTTCAAACGGTTTAA
- a CDS encoding TolC family protein, whose translation MLLILQLSTTQAQKFTLNDVIQLARDQSIAGKQAATLRKTNYWKYRTFLSDFKPQLSLDGSLPSFTRSFVQVTQPDGTIAFQPVSNNNSILNLSLSQNIPLTGGSIFVQQQLQRFDNFLNNTTLYNGIPFAIGLTQPLFRFNQMKWDRRTEPLRYAESNQQYIEALEQVAVDATSLYFDLLVAQVNLQIAETNRANNDTLYKIAVHKLDLGKISQNDLLQLQLSVLNAKKDLASARQTAEVASLKLRSYLNTNDANSGRPQPFELVVPTQLTEFPVDISKALTEAFANRSASIGFRRQLLEAERDTEKARKENGLNATLNAEFGLSNRGTQPSDVYVRPQDREFLEVRFVLPIMTWGRAKARTETALANQQLIVQTVEQNKRVFEQQIYTQVTLLDMLRQQVKLTAEADQIAQNRYQIAQDRFKLSNLSVTDLGIAIQDKDRARRDAILALRDYWQAFYSLRLLTLYDFETNHKITY comes from the coding sequence ATGCTTCTAATCCTGCAACTATCCACGACGCAAGCACAAAAGTTTACGCTGAACGACGTTATTCAGCTGGCTCGTGACCAGTCGATCGCCGGTAAACAGGCGGCTACCCTGCGAAAAACGAACTACTGGAAATACCGAACGTTTCTGTCCGATTTTAAACCGCAGTTGAGCCTTGATGGATCGTTGCCCAGCTTTACCCGTTCGTTTGTGCAGGTCACTCAGCCCGACGGTACGATTGCGTTTCAACCCGTTTCGAACAATAACTCGATTCTGAACCTGTCCCTGAGCCAGAACATTCCTTTGACGGGTGGCTCTATCTTCGTCCAGCAGCAACTTCAGCGGTTCGACAATTTTCTGAACAACACGACGCTTTACAACGGTATTCCTTTTGCCATCGGCTTAACGCAACCGCTGTTTCGCTTCAATCAGATGAAGTGGGATCGCCGAACCGAACCATTGCGCTACGCCGAAAGTAACCAGCAATACATCGAAGCCCTGGAACAGGTTGCCGTTGATGCGACGAGTCTCTATTTTGACTTACTGGTTGCGCAGGTAAACCTTCAGATTGCCGAAACCAACCGCGCTAACAATGACACGCTTTACAAGATAGCCGTTCACAAGCTGGACCTGGGCAAGATTTCGCAGAACGATCTGCTTCAATTGCAACTAAGCGTATTGAACGCCAAAAAAGATCTGGCATCGGCTCGTCAGACGGCAGAAGTAGCCTCGCTAAAGCTACGATCGTATTTGAATACAAACGACGCCAATTCAGGCCGACCGCAGCCCTTCGAACTGGTTGTACCGACTCAGCTAACGGAATTTCCGGTCGATATCAGCAAGGCACTAACCGAAGCGTTTGCGAATCGCTCGGCGTCGATTGGCTTCCGTCGGCAATTGCTCGAAGCCGAACGCGATACGGAAAAGGCAAGAAAAGAAAATGGACTGAATGCTACGCTAAACGCAGAATTCGGCTTGTCGAACCGGGGTACTCAACCGAGCGACGTGTACGTGCGTCCGCAGGACCGCGAGTTTTTGGAAGTTCGCTTTGTACTACCCATCATGACGTGGGGACGAGCCAAAGCCCGGACAGAAACCGCACTGGCGAACCAACAGCTAATCGTACAGACCGTCGAGCAGAACAAGCGCGTATTCGAGCAGCAGATCTACACGCAGGTAACGCTGCTGGACATGCTTCGCCAGCAGGTCAAACTCACTGCCGAGGCCGACCAGATCGCCCAGAATCGCTATCAGATTGCCCAGGACCGGTTTAAGTTAAGTAACCTGAGCGTTACGGATCTGGGTATTGCCATCCAGGATAAAGACCGTGCCCGCCGGGATGCCATTCTGGCGCTTCGCGACTACTGGCAGGCATTCTATTCACTTCGTCTGCTGACGTTGTACGACTTTGAAACGAATCATAAAATCACGTATTAA
- a CDS encoding efflux RND transporter periplasmic adaptor subunit: MDRELAPELVAQTRRKSWLIGTALCIGLIAGILWFKTLLNTSVEASKIRTAVAQTGFVENTITATGEVIPAYEQIITSPIRASIRRVLLTPGTRVRPGQPILELDKSLTQIEYEKIADQLALKQNSIEQLRLKLNKNLFDADVNDQIKSLSINKLKAELNDAKRLLKVGGQTPEDVTRAENLLQIAQLEKRQLENDLTYNRQSMSASLKESELQAQIEATNLKVLAHKLKQADILTDRAGVLTWVNEHIGSAVSEGEMLARLADLGSFRVEGSCSDVYAEQLKSGLPVIVKINETSIRGQIVQVKPAVQNGVIQFAVDLDDNRHTSLRPNQKVEVFIVTNRVAKSVRVANGPAFKGKRKQFIYVMTSPTVATRREIEVGLSNFDWVEIKSGLQPGDQVILTDLSEFAHLEQLTIDPKKP; the protein is encoded by the coding sequence ATGGACCGTGAATTAGCACCCGAACTTGTTGCCCAAACCCGCCGAAAAAGCTGGTTGATTGGCACAGCCTTATGTATTGGGTTGATTGCTGGGATTCTCTGGTTTAAGACGCTGCTAAACACATCAGTCGAAGCAAGCAAAATCAGGACGGCAGTTGCCCAGACCGGTTTTGTGGAGAATACCATCACCGCTACGGGAGAAGTCATCCCTGCTTATGAGCAAATCATCACCAGCCCCATCCGCGCCAGTATCCGTCGGGTCCTGCTAACGCCCGGAACGCGCGTCCGGCCAGGTCAGCCCATCCTGGAACTGGACAAATCACTGACCCAGATTGAATACGAAAAAATTGCTGACCAACTCGCATTAAAACAAAACAGCATCGAGCAACTTCGGCTAAAGTTAAACAAGAACTTATTCGATGCGGATGTCAACGACCAGATCAAATCGCTGTCTATCAACAAACTTAAAGCCGAACTAAACGATGCAAAACGATTACTGAAAGTAGGTGGCCAGACGCCGGAAGACGTTACCCGCGCGGAGAATCTGTTGCAAATTGCTCAACTGGAAAAGAGGCAGCTTGAGAATGACTTGACCTACAATCGTCAGTCGATGAGCGCCAGCCTGAAAGAGTCGGAATTACAGGCGCAGATCGAAGCCACCAACCTGAAAGTATTGGCGCACAAGCTCAAACAGGCGGATATTTTAACCGACCGGGCGGGCGTGCTGACGTGGGTAAACGAGCACATCGGTTCAGCCGTGAGCGAAGGCGAAATGCTGGCCCGGCTAGCCGATTTGGGCAGCTTCCGGGTTGAAGGTTCCTGCTCCGATGTATATGCCGAACAGCTAAAATCAGGCTTACCGGTCATTGTAAAAATAAATGAAACGTCCATACGCGGTCAGATCGTCCAGGTCAAACCAGCCGTTCAGAACGGCGTTATCCAGTTTGCAGTTGATCTGGATGATAATCGTCACACGTCGCTCCGGCCTAATCAGAAAGTAGAAGTCTTTATCGTCACCAATCGCGTGGCGAAATCCGTTCGCGTCGCCAACGGCCCCGCCTTTAAAGGCAAACGCAAGCAGTTTATCTACGTGATGACCAGCCCTACCGTGGCGACGCGTCGCGAAATAGAGGTCGGTTTGTCCAACTTCGATTGGGTTGAGATCAAAAGTGGTTTGCAACCCGGCGATCAGGTTATTTTAACCGATTTAAGCGAATTCGCGCATTTGGAACAGCTCACGATTGATCCTAAAAAGCCCTGA
- a CDS encoding DUF1553 domain-containing protein yields the protein MPIWSDIRFRRVLLGTTASLFTMSVWLTACQKVVEKPADVIAAEAFLPEKVDYNLHVKPILSDRCFACHGPDKAKQQAGLRLDTPEGAYEALAKSGHTAIVPGNLAKSEFARRIITTDPDEVMPTPQSNLTLSAEEKAILLRWVEQGAEYKQHWSLIAPTTPEVPKVGDDKWVKNDIDRFVLAKLKAKQLNHAPEADKTTLLRRVSLDLTGLPPTPAEIDAFLADKSPNAYEKVVNRLLNSPHYGERQAAEWLDVARYADTHGYQDDGLRTAWPYRDWVIRAYNRNLSFDRFVTWQLAGDLLPKSNRDQLIATAFNRNHQQSQEGGIVDEEYRVEYVADRTNTFGKAMLGLTVECARCHDHKYDPISQKDYFSLFAFFNSNNERGQIPYNGEAAPTITLTKPETEAKLKFIREKLKPIEQKLNPNRPDYQQRFTQWLANDSQQNLSSTDSGLLAHYTFDEADRADVSAFVKAQNEAKKLEDAKRKKEEDAKSKTKKPEIKKPEPKPVAKRKTKEELWKDPRNAFANSVNDTIPARLGGDPDKVPYAVPGRFGKARFLPGDSYIELPRDFGAFEQNQPFSVSSWFNLAKPNMALTLLGRTTGPMDGQRGYQLDLLADGRLKLTFNHVWPANAIDIESVDKVPAHQWFQVAFTYNGMGRANGLTLYLNGKPMRTKVVTDNLVHSMVYGKDKTHWAQHAFYVGRMHDNFYKDFAVDELRIYDRCLTALEMPKLAGQLDALNAALQTPASKRTPAQRAGLYTYYVTTQDPIYRDEYAKAMTLRGEQLMLYTNSDQVMVMQERPTPRETRLLKRGAYDAPGEVVKPAVLHSLSPIPDDLPKNRLGLAKWLLLSDNPLFSRVMVNRVWQQYFGQGLAKNSDDFGNQGALPSHPELLDYLAVRFREGTGAPGSPWNIKALHKMIVMSATYRQSSRVSEKEREADPENTFLSRGPSYRMSAEQVRDNALAASGLLNQRIGGPSVRPYQPAGIWEALATRNAVKYEQNHGDSLYRRSMYTIWKRSSPPPMMLNFDAAERHTCIVKRQKTSTPLQALVTLNDPQFVEAARVLAQRVKGAGTRDDGELINRIFKAVISRPARPMEVTLMKQLYAEELADFRKSPKRATELLTVGEYPVDKTLDSAELAAWTVVTSTIMNFDEAIIKR from the coding sequence ATGCCAATTTGGTCCGACATACGGTTTCGACGTGTTTTACTTGGTACAACGGCCAGTCTGTTCACCATGTCCGTTTGGCTTACGGCTTGTCAAAAAGTGGTTGAGAAGCCTGCCGACGTTATTGCCGCCGAAGCCTTTTTGCCGGAAAAAGTCGATTATAACCTGCACGTCAAGCCAATTCTGTCCGATCGATGCTTTGCCTGTCACGGTCCCGACAAAGCCAAACAGCAGGCGGGGCTGCGACTCGACACGCCCGAAGGAGCTTATGAAGCGTTAGCCAAAAGCGGTCATACGGCTATCGTGCCGGGTAATCTGGCCAAAAGTGAATTTGCGCGTCGCATCATCACCACTGATCCGGACGAAGTGATGCCTACGCCCCAGTCGAATCTGACGCTCAGCGCGGAAGAAAAGGCAATATTGCTACGTTGGGTCGAACAGGGGGCTGAGTATAAGCAGCACTGGTCGCTGATTGCGCCGACCACGCCCGAAGTTCCCAAGGTCGGTGACGATAAATGGGTCAAGAACGACATTGATCGATTTGTTCTGGCTAAACTGAAAGCTAAGCAACTAAACCACGCACCCGAGGCCGATAAAACAACGCTTCTTCGTCGCGTAAGTCTGGACCTGACGGGCTTACCACCAACACCGGCCGAGATTGACGCGTTTCTGGCGGATAAGTCCCCGAATGCGTACGAGAAAGTAGTAAATCGGTTGCTCAACAGCCCGCACTACGGCGAACGGCAGGCGGCTGAGTGGCTCGACGTGGCCCGGTATGCCGATACGCACGGCTACCAGGACGACGGTTTGCGAACAGCGTGGCCTTACCGCGATTGGGTGATTCGGGCTTACAACCGCAATTTGTCGTTTGATCGGTTCGTCACCTGGCAGCTAGCCGGTGATTTACTGCCTAAGTCAAACCGGGATCAGCTCATTGCAACGGCTTTTAATCGCAATCACCAGCAAAGCCAGGAGGGTGGTATCGTTGATGAGGAATATCGCGTCGAATACGTAGCCGACCGGACCAATACGTTTGGGAAAGCCATGCTGGGCCTGACCGTCGAATGCGCCCGCTGTCACGATCATAAATACGATCCGATCAGTCAGAAGGATTACTTTTCCTTGTTTGCGTTTTTTAACAGCAACAATGAGCGCGGGCAGATTCCTTATAATGGCGAGGCCGCTCCGACCATTACGCTTACCAAGCCCGAGACCGAAGCAAAATTAAAGTTCATTCGCGAAAAGCTCAAGCCCATTGAGCAAAAGCTAAATCCCAATCGCCCGGATTACCAGCAACGGTTTACGCAATGGCTTGCCAACGATTCGCAGCAAAACCTATCGTCAACGGATTCGGGATTGTTGGCCCATTACACCTTCGACGAGGCCGACCGGGCCGATGTAAGCGCGTTTGTGAAAGCGCAGAACGAAGCGAAAAAGCTGGAGGATGCGAAGCGGAAAAAAGAAGAGGACGCCAAGTCGAAAACAAAGAAACCGGAGATTAAGAAGCCTGAACCGAAACCCGTTGCCAAGCGGAAAACGAAAGAAGAGCTTTGGAAAGATCCGCGCAATGCGTTTGCCAACTCGGTGAACGACACGATTCCGGCACGGCTGGGTGGCGATCCCGACAAGGTGCCTTACGCCGTTCCCGGACGGTTCGGTAAGGCGCGATTCCTGCCCGGAGATAGTTACATCGAACTACCCCGTGATTTTGGTGCTTTCGAACAGAATCAGCCGTTTTCGGTGAGTAGCTGGTTTAATCTGGCTAAACCAAACATGGCCCTTACGCTTTTGGGGCGCACAACCGGACCGATGGACGGGCAGCGCGGCTACCAACTTGATCTTCTGGCCGACGGTCGATTGAAACTCACGTTCAACCACGTCTGGCCTGCGAATGCCATTGACATCGAATCAGTCGATAAAGTACCCGCTCACCAGTGGTTTCAGGTCGCGTTTACCTACAATGGCATGGGACGCGCCAACGGGCTGACGCTGTACCTGAACGGTAAGCCTATGCGGACTAAAGTGGTTACCGACAACTTGGTTCACAGCATGGTGTACGGCAAGGATAAAACGCATTGGGCGCAACACGCGTTTTACGTGGGTCGGATGCACGACAATTTCTACAAAGACTTTGCTGTTGACGAATTGCGCATCTACGACCGTTGCCTGACGGCATTGGAAATGCCTAAACTGGCCGGACAGTTGGATGCGCTCAACGCGGCTCTGCAAACGCCCGCGTCTAAACGTACGCCCGCGCAACGAGCGGGTTTGTATACGTACTACGTGACAACGCAGGACCCGATCTATCGCGATGAGTACGCTAAAGCCATGACCTTACGGGGTGAGCAACTCATGCTTTACACCAATTCTGATCAGGTCATGGTGATGCAGGAGCGACCAACTCCCCGCGAAACGCGTTTGCTGAAGCGTGGCGCTTACGATGCACCAGGTGAAGTTGTTAAACCTGCTGTGCTGCACAGTTTGAGCCCAATCCCAGACGATCTTCCTAAAAACCGGCTTGGTTTGGCAAAATGGTTGCTGTTGTCCGACAATCCGTTGTTTAGTCGGGTGATGGTTAATCGGGTGTGGCAACAATATTTCGGGCAGGGATTAGCCAAAAACAGCGATGATTTTGGTAATCAGGGCGCGTTACCAAGTCACCCCGAATTGCTGGATTACCTGGCCGTTCGGTTTCGGGAAGGAACCGGGGCGCCCGGCTCTCCATGGAACATAAAAGCCTTACACAAGATGATCGTCATGTCGGCAACCTATCGGCAATCGTCGCGGGTTTCGGAAAAGGAGCGGGAAGCCGATCCCGAAAATACGTTCCTGAGCCGTGGACCAAGTTATCGGATGTCGGCGGAGCAGGTACGTGACAATGCATTGGCAGCTAGTGGGTTATTGAACCAACGGATTGGTGGGCCGAGTGTCCGACCGTATCAGCCGGCAGGTATCTGGGAAGCACTGGCAACGCGCAACGCGGTAAAATACGAGCAAAACCACGGCGATAGTCTATACCGACGCTCGATGTACACGATCTGGAAACGGAGTTCGCCCCCGCCGATGATGCTTAATTTCGACGCTGCCGAGCGGCATACCTGTATTGTCAAACGGCAGAAAACGAGTACCCCATTACAGGCACTCGTCACCCTTAACGACCCGCAGTTTGTTGAAGCGGCCAGAGTACTGGCGCAGCGGGTAAAGGGGGCAGGCACACGCGATGATGGCGAATTAATTAACCGAATCTTCAAAGCCGTTATTAGCC